From Carya illinoinensis cultivar Pawnee chromosome 5, C.illinoinensisPawnee_v1, whole genome shotgun sequence, one genomic window encodes:
- the LOC122310812 gene encoding transcription factor MYB124-like isoform X2, which translates to MQEMNKKTKKPLANEDSKKKERHIVTWTQEEDDILREQISLHGTENWAIIASKFGDKTTRQCRRRWYTYLNSDFKKGGWSPEEDILLCEAQKIFGNRWTEIAKVVSGRTDNAVKNRFSTLCKKRAKYEALAKENACSYINSNNKRVIPQNGSNTDGVSETAEPIKKMRRTYIPDLTENYNLRDRSHKQCGTTNQQLRAPFAVLVQNIHNVNNLPAEHQVNNAKDDQNDKIQSTFLKKDDPKIIALMQQAELLSSLALKVNTENTDHSFENAWKVLQDFLNRSKESDILNYRIPDIDLHLEDIKDLVEDLRSSDEESQPSWREPDLYEESPGSSEYSTGSTLLSHVAENKMEQPQADIGSLHQDIARSQSIHIGDQKDVGECQRGMISDATTKQGIFMSCDERPINDGLVSAPSSTEFGSPLQVTPLFRSLAAGIPSPKFSESERSFLLKTLGMESPCPDLSTNPSQPPSCKRALLHSL; encoded by the exons ATGCAAGAGATGAATAAGAAAACGAAGAAGCCGCTGGCAAACGAAGATTCCAAGAAGAAGGAGCGCCACATTGTTACGTGGACTCAAGAG GAGGATGATATACTCCGCGAGCAAATTAGCCTTCATGGAACGGAAAA TTGGGCGATTATTGCATCCAAATTCGGGGATAAAACAACGAGGCAGTGCAGAAGAAG GTGGTACACATACTTGAATTCTGATTTCAAGAAAGGGGGTTGGTCGCCGGAGGAAGACATTCTCTTATGCGAG GCTCAAAAGATATTTGGTAACAGATGGACTGAAATTGCGAAGGTGGTTTCAGGCAG AACGGATAATGCTGTGAAAAACCGTTTCTCCACCCTGTGCAAGAAGAGAGCAAAGTATGAAGCCCTAGCAAAAGAGAATGCTTGTTCATATATCAATTCAAACAACAAGAGGGTCATACCCCAAAATGGGTCCAACACAGATGGAGTTTCAGAGACTGCAGAACCTATAAAGAAGATGAG GAGGACCTACATCCCTGATCTCACAGAAAATTACAACTTAAGAGACAGATCACATAAACAATGTGGAACAACGAATCAGCAGCTGAGAGCTCCTTTTGCTGTACTGGTTCAGAACATCCACAATGTTAATAACTTGCCAGCAGAACATCAAGTCAACAATGCCAAGGATG ATCAGAATGACAAGATTCAGAGTACATTTCTCAAAAAAGATGACCCAAAGATAATCGCTTTGATGCAACAAGCAGAATTGCTCAGCTCACTTGCTCTAAAAGTTAATACAGAGAATACAGACCATAGTTTTGAAAATGCTTGGAAG GTTCTTCAAGATTTCCTGAATAGAAGTAAAGAAAGTGACATCCTCAATTATAGAATCCCTGATATTGATCTTCATCTTGAAGACATCAAAGATTTGGTAGAGGACTTGAGGAGTAGTGATGAGGAAAGCCAACCGTCTTGGAG GGAACCTGATCTGTATGAGGAGTCTCCTGGCAGCTCTGAATACAGTACAGGATCGACTCTCCTGTCACACGTGGCCGAAAACAAAATGGAACAACCACAAGCTGACATAGGTTCACTGCATCAGGATATTGCTAGGTCGCAATCAATTCATATTGGAGATCAAAAGGATGTTGGTGAATGCCAAAGGGGGATGATTTCTGATGCAACCACAAAGCAAG GGATTTTCATGTCTTGTGATGAACGACCAATTAATGACGGACTTGTTTCTGCCCCATCAAGTACAGAGTTTGGTTCGCCTCTCCAAGTAACCCCACTATTCAGATCATTAGCAGCAGGAATCCCCAGCCCAAAATTTTCAGAAAGT GAAAGGAGCTTCCTACTAAAAACACTTGGAATGGAGTCCCCTTGCCCTGACCTAAGTACCAATCCTTCACAACCACCATCCTGCAAAAGAGCACTCCTCCATAGTTTATAA
- the LOC122310812 gene encoding transcription factor MYB124-like isoform X1: protein MQEMNKKTKKPLANEDSKKKERHIVTWTQEEDDILREQISLHGTENSWAIIASKFGDKTTRQCRRRWYTYLNSDFKKGGWSPEEDILLCEAQKIFGNRWTEIAKVVSGRTDNAVKNRFSTLCKKRAKYEALAKENACSYINSNNKRVIPQNGSNTDGVSETAEPIKKMRRTYIPDLTENYNLRDRSHKQCGTTNQQLRAPFAVLVQNIHNVNNLPAEHQVNNAKDDQNDKIQSTFLKKDDPKIIALMQQAELLSSLALKVNTENTDHSFENAWKVLQDFLNRSKESDILNYRIPDIDLHLEDIKDLVEDLRSSDEESQPSWREPDLYEESPGSSEYSTGSTLLSHVAENKMEQPQADIGSLHQDIARSQSIHIGDQKDVGECQRGMISDATTKQGIFMSCDERPINDGLVSAPSSTEFGSPLQVTPLFRSLAAGIPSPKFSESERSFLLKTLGMESPCPDLSTNPSQPPSCKRALLHSL from the exons ATGCAAGAGATGAATAAGAAAACGAAGAAGCCGCTGGCAAACGAAGATTCCAAGAAGAAGGAGCGCCACATTGTTACGTGGACTCAAGAG GAGGATGATATACTCCGCGAGCAAATTAGCCTTCATGGAACGGAAAA CAGTTGGGCGATTATTGCATCCAAATTCGGGGATAAAACAACGAGGCAGTGCAGAAGAAG GTGGTACACATACTTGAATTCTGATTTCAAGAAAGGGGGTTGGTCGCCGGAGGAAGACATTCTCTTATGCGAG GCTCAAAAGATATTTGGTAACAGATGGACTGAAATTGCGAAGGTGGTTTCAGGCAG AACGGATAATGCTGTGAAAAACCGTTTCTCCACCCTGTGCAAGAAGAGAGCAAAGTATGAAGCCCTAGCAAAAGAGAATGCTTGTTCATATATCAATTCAAACAACAAGAGGGTCATACCCCAAAATGGGTCCAACACAGATGGAGTTTCAGAGACTGCAGAACCTATAAAGAAGATGAG GAGGACCTACATCCCTGATCTCACAGAAAATTACAACTTAAGAGACAGATCACATAAACAATGTGGAACAACGAATCAGCAGCTGAGAGCTCCTTTTGCTGTACTGGTTCAGAACATCCACAATGTTAATAACTTGCCAGCAGAACATCAAGTCAACAATGCCAAGGATG ATCAGAATGACAAGATTCAGAGTACATTTCTCAAAAAAGATGACCCAAAGATAATCGCTTTGATGCAACAAGCAGAATTGCTCAGCTCACTTGCTCTAAAAGTTAATACAGAGAATACAGACCATAGTTTTGAAAATGCTTGGAAG GTTCTTCAAGATTTCCTGAATAGAAGTAAAGAAAGTGACATCCTCAATTATAGAATCCCTGATATTGATCTTCATCTTGAAGACATCAAAGATTTGGTAGAGGACTTGAGGAGTAGTGATGAGGAAAGCCAACCGTCTTGGAG GGAACCTGATCTGTATGAGGAGTCTCCTGGCAGCTCTGAATACAGTACAGGATCGACTCTCCTGTCACACGTGGCCGAAAACAAAATGGAACAACCACAAGCTGACATAGGTTCACTGCATCAGGATATTGCTAGGTCGCAATCAATTCATATTGGAGATCAAAAGGATGTTGGTGAATGCCAAAGGGGGATGATTTCTGATGCAACCACAAAGCAAG GGATTTTCATGTCTTGTGATGAACGACCAATTAATGACGGACTTGTTTCTGCCCCATCAAGTACAGAGTTTGGTTCGCCTCTCCAAGTAACCCCACTATTCAGATCATTAGCAGCAGGAATCCCCAGCCCAAAATTTTCAGAAAGT GAAAGGAGCTTCCTACTAAAAACACTTGGAATGGAGTCCCCTTGCCCTGACCTAAGTACCAATCCTTCACAACCACCATCCTGCAAAAGAGCACTCCTCCATAGTTTATAA
- the LOC122310812 gene encoding transcription factor MYB88-like isoform X3: MQEMNKKTKKPLANEDSKKKERHIVTWTQEEDDILREQISLHGTENWAIIASKFGDKTTRQCRRRWYTYLNSDFKKGGWSPEEDILLCEAQKIFGNRWTEIAKVVSGRTDNAVKNRFSTLCKKRAKYEALAKENACSYINSNNKRVIPQNGSNTDGVSETAEPIKKMRRTYIPDLTENYNLRDRSHKQCGTTNQQLRAPFAVLVQNIHNVNNLPAEHQVNNAKDDQNDKIQSTFLKKDDPKIIALMQQAELLSSLALKVNTENTDHSFENAWKVLQDFLNRSKESDILNYRIPDIDLHLEDIKDLVEDLRSSDEESQPSWR, translated from the exons ATGCAAGAGATGAATAAGAAAACGAAGAAGCCGCTGGCAAACGAAGATTCCAAGAAGAAGGAGCGCCACATTGTTACGTGGACTCAAGAG GAGGATGATATACTCCGCGAGCAAATTAGCCTTCATGGAACGGAAAA TTGGGCGATTATTGCATCCAAATTCGGGGATAAAACAACGAGGCAGTGCAGAAGAAG GTGGTACACATACTTGAATTCTGATTTCAAGAAAGGGGGTTGGTCGCCGGAGGAAGACATTCTCTTATGCGAG GCTCAAAAGATATTTGGTAACAGATGGACTGAAATTGCGAAGGTGGTTTCAGGCAG AACGGATAATGCTGTGAAAAACCGTTTCTCCACCCTGTGCAAGAAGAGAGCAAAGTATGAAGCCCTAGCAAAAGAGAATGCTTGTTCATATATCAATTCAAACAACAAGAGGGTCATACCCCAAAATGGGTCCAACACAGATGGAGTTTCAGAGACTGCAGAACCTATAAAGAAGATGAG GAGGACCTACATCCCTGATCTCACAGAAAATTACAACTTAAGAGACAGATCACATAAACAATGTGGAACAACGAATCAGCAGCTGAGAGCTCCTTTTGCTGTACTGGTTCAGAACATCCACAATGTTAATAACTTGCCAGCAGAACATCAAGTCAACAATGCCAAGGATG ATCAGAATGACAAGATTCAGAGTACATTTCTCAAAAAAGATGACCCAAAGATAATCGCTTTGATGCAACAAGCAGAATTGCTCAGCTCACTTGCTCTAAAAGTTAATACAGAGAATACAGACCATAGTTTTGAAAATGCTTGGAAG GTTCTTCAAGATTTCCTGAATAGAAGTAAAGAAAGTGACATCCTCAATTATAGAATCCCTGATATTGATCTTCATCTTGAAGACATCAAAGATTTGGTAGAGGACTTGAGGAGTAGTGATGAGGAAAGCCAACCGTCTTGGAGGTAA
- the LOC122311670 gene encoding UDP-galactose/UDP-glucose transporter 3, protein MEAHGAGLSRVLVLSFCVAGIWSAYIYQGFLQETLSTKRFGPDGKRFEHLSFLNLAQNVVCLIWSYIMIKLWSSGSSGGAPWWTYWSAGITNTIGPAMGIEALKYISYPAQVLAKSSKMIPVMLMGTLVYGIRYTFPEYLCTFLVAGGVSIFALLKTSSKTISKLAHPNAPLGYGLCFLNLAFDGFTNATQDSISTRYPKTSAWNIMLGMNLWGTIYNMIYMFGWPQASGFEAVQFCKQHPDAAWDIFLYCLCGAVGQNFIFLTISRFGSLANTTITTTRKFVSIVVSSLLSGNPLSTKQWGCVFMVFSGLSYQIYLKWKKSQRLQKKRKPM, encoded by the exons ATGGAAGCTCACGGCGCTGGACTCAGCCGTGTACTAGTGTTGTCCTTTTGCGTCGCCGGCATTTGGTCTGCCTATATCTATCAAGGCTTTCTTCAGGAAACTCT GTCTACCAAGAGATTTGGTCCAGATGGGAAGAGATTCGAACATCTTTCGTTCCTTAACTTGGCGCAGAATGTAGTATGTTTAATCTGGTCCTATATAA TGATAAAACTTTGGTCAAGTGGTAGTAGTGGGGGTGCTCCTTGGTGGACATACTGGAGTGCTGGCATTACAAATACGATTGGTCCAGCTATGGGTATcgaagcattaaaatatatcagCTACCCTGCCCAG GTCCTGGCAAAATCCTCAAAAATGATTCCAG TAATGCTGATGGGTACTTTAGTTTATGGTATAAGATACACTTTTCCAGAGTATCTTTGTACTTTCCTTGTTGCTGGAGGTGTGTCTATATTTGCCCTACTAAAG ACTAGCTCAAAGACTATAAGCAAGCTGGCACATCCAAATGCACCTCTTGGATATGGGCTATGTTTCCTGAACCTTGCATTTGATGGATTTACAAATGCTACTCAGGATTCAATATCTACTAG GTACCCAAAAACAAGTGCCTGGAATATTATGCTAGGGATGAACTTATGGGGTACCATTTACAACATGATCTACATGTTCGGCTGGCCCCAGGCAAGCGGATTTGAGGCAGTCCAGTTTTGCAAGCAGCATCCAGACGCAGCATGGGACATTTTTCTCTATTGCCTTTGTGGGGCAGTGGGCCAGAATTTCATCTTTCTGACCATAAGTCGATTTGGCTCCCTTGCTAATACCACAATCACTACCACCCGCAAGTTTGTCAGTATCGTGGTTTCTTCACTCCTGAGTGGCAATCCCCTGTCGACAAAGCAATGGGGGTGCGTTTTCATGGTCTTCTCTGGATTGTCATACCAGATCTACCTCAAGTGGAAGAAGTCGCAGAGATTGCAGAAGAAGAGAAAGCCCATGTAA